A single region of the Austwickia chelonae genome encodes:
- a CDS encoding DUF2505 domain-containing protein, whose protein sequence is MRLSVRLTYPAPPETVSVMFADAEFHRALCTATGDAQATVTVAECHRMLSVTTARKLPTEGLPDMMKSFVGSTVTAVQRTVWSVPSADGRREGEVEVVVQGTPVRLSAKASLFPEGENTCVSYVGELTARVPLMGAAVERATEPLVRSALESEQRIGETWLQEHAQG, encoded by the coding sequence ATGAGACTTTCTGTCCGTCTGACGTACCCGGCCCCACCGGAGACCGTGTCCGTGATGTTCGCCGATGCCGAGTTCCACCGTGCCCTGTGCACCGCGACCGGTGACGCCCAGGCCACGGTCACCGTTGCCGAATGTCACCGGATGCTGTCGGTGACCACGGCGCGGAAGCTGCCGACCGAGGGTCTGCCCGACATGATGAAGTCTTTCGTGGGGTCGACGGTCACCGCGGTACAGCGGACCGTCTGGTCCGTTCCGTCCGCTGACGGCCGTCGAGAAGGCGAGGTCGAAGTAGTGGTCCAGGGGACCCCCGTCCGGTTGTCGGCGAAGGCGAGCCTGTTCCCCGAGGGGGAGAACACCTGCGTCTCCTACGTCGGTGAGCTGACCGCAAGAGTTCCGTTGATGGGAGCGGCTGTCGAGCGGGCGACCGAACCCTTGGTGCGTTCAGCCTTGGAATCCGAGCAGCGTATCGGCGAGACCTGGCTCCAGGAACACGCCCAGGGCTGA
- a CDS encoding wax ester/triacylglycerol synthase family O-acyltransferase, which translates to MADHLSPLGASFLYLESPTTAMHVGSVLLLDAEPGGLDREQLADLVVSRTAGVRRYRQKVREIPGRIAAPIWVNAADFDPTYHIRYAALPRPGTQEQLEEFVARIMSRPLDRSHPLWEAYIVEGLGDGQIALVTKTHQALVDGTAAVDIPQLLLDTDPAPDTGRNPEPPPSREPSDAELFTSSLMALAARPQRWFGLAAGGVSELTDVAGRVLGHLGELAGAMARTAADPAPPSPLNTSVGIARRVGFTQIPLADFREIRDNYHRLSHARECTVTDVMLTVLTGALRSWLQSRGEPVHDAARVRALVPVSVVDSETAVGMGPSVQACFVDLPVGEPDPLMRLDQIAFQMRRQVSEGRAVRGRALAQIAGFAPSTLHHVGAQLGNAAARRFFNLVVTNVPGPQHTLWAAEARMSICYPIIPLAQGQSLSVGLTSYAGTVGIGFNGDRGTMQDLGSFPTFTRESLNELTTALAADRSTSRTPKEERHVRDIRVYLALDESKLRQLAEGHSLDAGTVRASAVTAQVRQAFPEDDEEDLEYDALLVAAEIVTEEAPGSRAVVAAVDLPARSLSIVEDGEGWVGFEVVLRCSVQAADLVAVHAAEIGAEPDDELLWYDVSELGRLARGEI; encoded by the coding sequence GTGGCGGATCACCTCAGCCCTCTGGGCGCTTCCTTCCTCTATCTGGAAAGCCCGACCACGGCCATGCACGTTGGCTCGGTGTTGCTCCTTGACGCAGAGCCGGGCGGCCTGGATCGGGAACAGCTCGCTGACCTGGTCGTCTCACGAACCGCAGGCGTGCGGCGATATCGACAGAAGGTGCGAGAGATCCCCGGACGGATCGCTGCGCCGATCTGGGTCAACGCCGCCGATTTCGACCCGACCTATCACATCCGCTATGCGGCCTTACCCCGTCCGGGGACCCAGGAACAGCTCGAGGAGTTCGTGGCCCGGATCATGTCCAGGCCTCTCGACCGCTCCCATCCGCTGTGGGAGGCCTACATCGTCGAGGGGCTCGGGGACGGGCAGATAGCACTGGTCACCAAGACGCATCAGGCATTGGTCGACGGGACTGCGGCGGTGGACATCCCCCAGCTCCTCCTCGACACCGACCCGGCCCCTGACACCGGACGCAACCCCGAGCCGCCGCCTTCCCGGGAACCCAGCGATGCCGAGCTGTTCACCTCATCGCTGATGGCGTTGGCCGCTCGCCCTCAACGCTGGTTCGGCCTGGCGGCCGGTGGCGTCAGCGAACTCACCGATGTCGCAGGCCGGGTCCTCGGACATCTCGGCGAACTCGCTGGCGCCATGGCCCGTACTGCGGCCGACCCTGCGCCACCCAGCCCGTTGAACACGTCCGTGGGTATCGCTCGCCGAGTCGGCTTCACACAGATCCCGCTGGCCGACTTCCGAGAGATACGGGACAACTATCACCGTCTCAGCCATGCACGGGAATGCACGGTCACCGATGTGATGCTGACGGTACTCACCGGTGCGCTGCGGTCCTGGCTGCAGAGCAGGGGGGAGCCCGTCCACGATGCTGCCCGGGTCCGGGCGTTGGTTCCGGTGAGTGTCGTCGACTCGGAAACAGCGGTCGGTATGGGACCTTCTGTCCAAGCTTGTTTCGTGGATCTCCCTGTGGGAGAGCCTGACCCCTTGATGAGATTGGATCAGATCGCCTTCCAGATGCGTCGGCAGGTCAGCGAGGGCAGAGCCGTTCGGGGCCGTGCGCTGGCCCAGATCGCAGGTTTCGCGCCCTCGACCCTGCACCACGTGGGCGCACAACTCGGGAATGCTGCTGCCCGCCGCTTCTTCAACCTGGTCGTCACCAATGTGCCGGGTCCGCAACACACCCTGTGGGCGGCAGAGGCCCGGATGAGCATCTGTTACCCGATCATCCCTCTGGCCCAAGGGCAGTCACTCTCCGTCGGGCTGACCTCCTATGCCGGGACGGTCGGTATCGGTTTCAACGGGGATCGTGGCACGATGCAGGATCTCGGAAGCTTCCCGACCTTCACCCGAGAATCTCTGAACGAACTGACAACAGCCCTCGCTGCGGACCGATCGACATCGAGGACACCGAAGGAGGAGAGACACGTGCGTGACATCCGGGTCTACCTGGCGCTGGACGAGAGCAAGCTGCGACAGCTCGCCGAAGGACACTCCCTGGACGCAGGAACGGTCCGGGCCAGCGCCGTCACCGCTCAGGTGCGTCAAGCTTTCCCGGAGGACGACGAAGAAGACCTGGAGTACGACGCGCTCCTGGTCGCCGCCGAAATCGTGACCGAGGAAGCGCCTGGAAGCAGAGCCGTCGTCGCCGCCGTCGACCTGCCTGCACGCTCCCTGAGCATCGTGGAGGACGGAGAAGGCTGGGTCGGTTTCGAAGTCGTCCTGCGTTGCTCGGTCCAGGCTGCCGACCTCGTCGCTGTGCACGCAGCAGAGATCGGCGCTGAACCAGACGACGAACTCCTGTGGTACGACGTCAGCGAACTGGGACGGCTCGCTCGCGGGGAGATCTGA
- a CDS encoding AAA family ATPase, which translates to MRITLLLAVPQAWETDVVEALTACTRVELVRRCADLPELLSAVAAQLGECVLVGSTLPGLDRTAVSELRSNGVRIVGMTSPGNEGDERLLRQLGIDTVLPADTPTDRLQAALLGQPLTEETSLLPPASERNPMKTGHPEPPTDRPAGQDPDIPQMLPDLASHLARYTAEPPSDHTELATVMLDGAPGSASAVEAGADMAAEEMTTGRVIAVWGPAGAPGRSTIALNLAEEAALAGARTLLVDADPYGGVQAQLLGLLDESPGLAGAIRAANQGHLDRPGLEKYCSPVSTRLSVLTGITRSDRWPELRPAPFEDVLRLAALAFELVVVDCGFCLEDDEELSYDTAAPRRNATTLTTLAQSDHLLVVGAAEPVGLQRLVRGLQGLDTVETPPTRTVLINRVRSGAVGPDPTQALAAALSRFVGLRGAVYVPDDRAAFDLAALEGRTLAECAPHSPAREPIRALAHALSGRAAPSVGARRRAENSLRWLRRPRR; encoded by the coding sequence ATGCGCATCACCCTGCTGCTCGCGGTCCCTCAGGCCTGGGAGACCGACGTCGTCGAAGCACTCACCGCCTGCACCCGGGTCGAACTCGTCCGTCGCTGCGCCGACCTGCCAGAACTTCTCTCCGCCGTCGCGGCACAACTCGGTGAATGCGTACTCGTCGGGAGCACCCTTCCCGGACTGGATCGCACCGCCGTGTCCGAGCTGCGCAGCAACGGAGTCCGTATCGTCGGGATGACCAGCCCCGGCAACGAAGGCGATGAACGCCTCCTCCGCCAGCTCGGCATCGACACCGTCCTCCCGGCCGACACGCCCACCGATCGACTGCAAGCTGCGCTCCTAGGGCAACCACTGACTGAAGAAACCAGCCTTCTTCCACCGGCCTCGGAGCGAAACCCGATGAAGACCGGCCATCCAGAACCTCCGACAGATCGACCCGCCGGCCAGGACCCGGACATCCCGCAGATGCTGCCTGACCTGGCCAGTCACCTTGCCCGATATACCGCTGAACCACCTAGCGACCACACCGAACTGGCTACTGTCATGCTCGACGGCGCCCCGGGGTCGGCCTCCGCCGTCGAGGCCGGAGCAGACATGGCAGCCGAAGAAATGACGACTGGCCGTGTCATCGCCGTCTGGGGCCCAGCCGGAGCCCCCGGTCGCAGCACCATTGCCCTGAACCTCGCCGAAGAAGCCGCTCTCGCCGGCGCTCGCACCCTCCTCGTCGACGCCGACCCCTACGGGGGTGTCCAGGCGCAGCTCCTGGGACTCCTCGACGAATCACCCGGACTCGCCGGAGCCATCCGGGCGGCGAACCAAGGCCACCTCGATCGTCCCGGCCTGGAGAAGTACTGCTCACCCGTCTCCACACGCCTCTCCGTGCTCACCGGCATCACCCGGTCCGACCGGTGGCCGGAACTGCGGCCGGCACCTTTCGAGGACGTCCTACGGTTGGCCGCGCTCGCCTTCGAACTCGTCGTCGTCGACTGCGGCTTCTGCCTCGAGGACGACGAAGAACTCAGCTATGACACCGCAGCACCTCGTCGCAATGCGACCACGCTGACAACGCTCGCCCAGTCCGACCACCTTCTCGTCGTCGGCGCGGCCGAACCAGTGGGCCTCCAACGTCTCGTCCGTGGGCTTCAGGGCCTTGACACCGTGGAGACCCCGCCGACACGCACCGTCCTGATCAACCGAGTGCGGTCAGGAGCGGTCGGTCCGGACCCCACCCAGGCACTTGCTGCGGCGTTGAGCCGTTTCGTCGGGCTCCGTGGAGCCGTCTACGTGCCGGACGACCGGGCTGCCTTCGACTTGGCGGCACTCGAAGGGCGCACGCTTGCCGAGTGCGCTCCCCATTCCCCGGCCCGAGAGCCGATCAGGGCTCTCGCCCACGCCTTGTCCGGTCGGGCAGCGCCATCGGTGGGCGCCCGACGGCGAGCAGAGAACAGTCTGAGATGGCTCCGTAGGCCTCGCCGCTGA
- a CDS encoding helix-turn-helix transcriptional regulator — protein MSRRFLPLSEVCEMLAISSAQGYALVRSGELPAIQIGGRGQWRVDTEVLEDFIQGKYAEQQAAAKEHREARF, from the coding sequence ATGTCACGCCGTTTCCTCCCGCTCTCAGAGGTCTGCGAGATGCTGGCGATCTCATCCGCCCAGGGGTACGCCCTGGTCCGCTCCGGCGAGTTGCCCGCCATTCAGATCGGCGGACGTGGGCAGTGGCGGGTCGACACCGAGGTGCTCGAGGACTTCATCCAAGGCAAGTACGCCGAACAACAAGCTGCCGCGAAGGAACATCGCGAAGCTCGCTTCTAA
- a CDS encoding LysM peptidoglycan-binding domain-containing protein — MARPGVTIGRLVIPGLLALATQWFAQDAWQAVQSPTMTPSTAVQCFTAATTAGLTGWLLCIHLAYAIARIPGATGAIARTLVERTTPATMRRLAALTLATTAWAPQAQAATAISSPGITTAVSSQETLQGPNGDRPLPDPGLHPDDRARKQAARAKTVTVRPGDTLWQITARHLGDQATPAEIAVEWPRWLAANRTELPNPHRLRPGQTLTSPLSPKAPR; from the coding sequence ATGGCTCGTCCGGGCGTGACCATCGGCCGACTCGTCATTCCCGGCCTGCTCGCCTTAGCCACGCAATGGTTTGCCCAGGACGCCTGGCAGGCTGTTCAGTCCCCGACGATGACCCCCTCAACCGCGGTGCAATGCTTCACCGCCGCCACCACTGCCGGCCTCACCGGCTGGCTGCTGTGCATCCATCTCGCCTACGCCATCGCCCGAATACCGGGGGCGACCGGCGCCATCGCCCGAACGCTCGTGGAGCGGACCACTCCCGCCACCATGCGTCGGCTCGCTGCCCTCACTCTGGCCACCACCGCATGGGCTCCCCAAGCCCAGGCAGCCACAGCAATATCCAGCCCAGGCATCACTACGGCAGTGTCCTCTCAGGAAACCCTTCAGGGACCCAATGGCGACCGTCCCCTGCCCGACCCCGGGCTACACCCCGACGACCGCGCCCGAAAACAGGCAGCCAGAGCCAAGACCGTCACGGTGCGCCCGGGGGACACCCTCTGGCAGATCACCGCACGCCATCTCGGCGATCAAGCCACCCCAGCCGAGATCGCCGTCGAGTGGCCGCGCTGGCTCGCCGCCAACAGAACAGAACTCCCCAACCCTCATCGCCTACGCCCCGGACAGACCCTCACCTCTCCACTCAGCCCGAAAGCCCCACGATGA
- a CDS encoding Rv3235 family protein, translated as MTATALPPTPLCPRPEIAPPPITDAAWVPLAVTRSSTRSVQDELPLEEQPKRLRHRPSATTDRLFERRPTATADLPPAPQFVARMAVALSEIAAGARPATQVMRHCSPKVFESLLRRQSHQAGRAPARRAVVVRRVRVCDVRDGIVEAVVVLADKYRVRPLALRIEGLDGRWIITALDMG; from the coding sequence ATGACCGCCACCGCGCTCCCCCCGACGCCTCTCTGCCCACGACCGGAGATTGCCCCACCACCCATCACCGATGCTGCTTGGGTCCCCTTGGCGGTCACCCGCTCCTCGACCCGCTCCGTTCAAGACGAGCTCCCCCTCGAGGAACAGCCCAAACGCCTACGGCATCGCCCCTCCGCCACCACCGATCGGCTCTTCGAACGCCGCCCCACCGCTACGGCGGACCTCCCTCCGGCGCCTCAGTTCGTCGCCCGCATGGCAGTCGCTCTCAGTGAGATCGCCGCCGGGGCACGCCCCGCGACCCAGGTGATGCGGCACTGCTCACCGAAGGTCTTCGAATCCCTCCTCCGCAGGCAGTCACACCAGGCCGGACGCGCTCCGGCACGCCGCGCCGTGGTGGTCCGTCGAGTACGAGTGTGCGACGTCCGCGATGGCATCGTCGAAGCCGTCGTCGTCCTGGCAGACAAATACCGGGTGCGACCCCTGGCCCTCCGGATCGAAGGGCTCGACGGCAGGTGGATCATCACCGCCCTCGACATGGGGTAG
- the secA gene encoding preprotein translocase subunit SecA: protein MAKIVDRILRAGEGRELRRLQGFAAQVNAIEDDFETLSDAELKEETDRFRKRLADGETLDSLLPEAFAAVREAAKRTLGKRHFDVQLVGGAALHFGNVAEMKTGEGKTLVATLPSYLNALEGRGVHVITVNDYLAQYQSDLMGRVHRMLGLETGCILAKMTPAERRAEYAKDITYGTNNEFGFDYLRDNMAWATEEMVQRGHNFAIVDEVDSILIDEARTPLIISGPSDQATKWYSEFAKIVEHLHRGRPGDRVRGILPTGDYEIDEKKRVVGVLEQGIEKVEDLLGIDNLYESVNTPLVGYLNNAIKAKELFKLDKDYVVIEGEVLIVDEHTGRILPGRRYNEGMHQAIEAKEGVEIQNENQTLATITLQNYFRLYTKLSGMTGTAQTEAAELHQIYKLGVVPIPTNRPMARRDQPDLIYRTEKAKFDAVVEDIVAKHKKGQPVLVGTTSVEKSEYLSQELSKNKVRHSVLNAKQHEREAAIVADAGRRGAVTVATNMAGRGTDIMLGGNPEFIAVSALKARGLSPEETPEEYEAAWDQALLRAEEEVKAEHQDVMGLGGLYVLGTERHESRRIDNQLRGRSGRQGDPGESRFYLSLQDELMRMFNGGLVERMMSKTGLEDSVPIESKLVTRSIQSAQSQIEGRNFDIRKNVLKYDDVLNTQRKVIYGERRRVLEGEEMHSQMVHFITDTIDSYVDLATAEGFAEDWDLDTLWDALGQLYPMTLTLEELEDAVGGRPGITAEILREELASDALHAFDRRTEELTEPVMQQVERRVVLAVLDRKWREHLYEMDYLQEGIGLRAMAQRDPVVEYSREGYQMFNAMLDGIKEESVGFLFNIEVDASMVAAAAAEETPEVHAKGLEAHKSTSLHYSAPSDDGSIEEHDETLGGGWSDSGDQMSRAERRASRKRRKA, encoded by the coding sequence GTGGCGAAGATCGTCGATCGCATCCTGCGCGCCGGTGAGGGACGCGAACTCCGGCGCTTACAGGGCTTCGCAGCCCAGGTCAATGCTATCGAGGACGACTTCGAAACGCTGTCGGACGCGGAGCTGAAGGAAGAGACCGACCGTTTCCGGAAGCGCCTCGCTGACGGAGAGACCTTGGACAGCCTCCTGCCGGAGGCCTTCGCTGCGGTCCGGGAAGCGGCCAAGCGCACTCTTGGCAAGCGGCACTTCGACGTGCAGCTTGTCGGCGGCGCAGCACTGCATTTCGGGAATGTCGCCGAGATGAAGACTGGTGAGGGAAAGACCCTGGTCGCGACGCTGCCGAGCTACCTGAACGCCCTGGAAGGCCGCGGCGTCCACGTCATCACCGTCAACGACTACCTGGCGCAGTACCAGTCGGATCTGATGGGGCGTGTCCATCGCATGCTCGGCCTGGAGACCGGGTGCATCCTGGCCAAGATGACTCCGGCGGAGCGTCGGGCCGAATACGCCAAGGACATCACCTATGGCACCAACAACGAGTTCGGCTTCGACTACCTGCGTGACAACATGGCGTGGGCGACCGAGGAGATGGTGCAGCGTGGGCACAACTTCGCGATCGTCGACGAGGTCGACTCGATCCTCATCGACGAGGCCCGGACGCCGCTGATCATCTCCGGTCCCAGCGACCAGGCCACGAAGTGGTACAGCGAGTTCGCCAAGATCGTGGAGCATCTGCACCGGGGACGCCCGGGAGACCGGGTCCGGGGGATCCTGCCGACCGGTGACTACGAGATCGACGAGAAGAAGCGGGTCGTCGGTGTTCTCGAGCAGGGCATCGAGAAGGTCGAGGACCTGCTGGGGATCGACAATCTCTACGAGAGCGTGAACACCCCCCTGGTCGGTTACCTGAACAACGCCATCAAGGCGAAGGAACTCTTCAAGCTGGACAAGGACTACGTCGTCATCGAGGGCGAGGTGCTCATCGTCGACGAGCACACCGGCCGTATCCTCCCCGGGCGTCGGTACAACGAGGGGATGCACCAGGCGATCGAGGCCAAGGAAGGCGTCGAGATCCAGAACGAGAACCAGACCCTGGCCACGATCACCCTGCAGAACTACTTCCGGCTGTACACCAAGCTGTCCGGGATGACCGGTACCGCGCAGACCGAGGCTGCCGAACTGCACCAGATCTACAAACTGGGCGTGGTGCCGATCCCGACAAACCGGCCGATGGCCCGCCGCGACCAGCCGGACCTGATCTACCGCACGGAGAAGGCCAAGTTCGACGCGGTGGTCGAGGACATCGTCGCGAAGCACAAGAAGGGCCAGCCGGTGCTGGTGGGCACGACCTCGGTGGAGAAGAGCGAGTATCTCTCCCAGGAGTTGTCGAAGAACAAGGTGCGTCACAGCGTCCTGAACGCGAAGCAGCACGAGCGTGAGGCCGCTATCGTCGCCGACGCGGGGCGTCGCGGGGCGGTCACGGTGGCCACCAACATGGCCGGTCGTGGTACCGACATCATGTTGGGCGGTAACCCCGAGTTCATCGCGGTCAGCGCGCTGAAGGCGCGGGGGCTCTCTCCGGAGGAGACTCCGGAGGAGTACGAAGCGGCCTGGGACCAGGCCCTGCTCCGTGCCGAGGAAGAGGTCAAGGCCGAACATCAGGATGTGATGGGGCTGGGTGGCCTCTACGTCCTGGGTACCGAACGGCACGAGTCCCGCCGGATCGACAACCAGCTGCGTGGTCGTTCGGGGCGACAGGGCGACCCGGGTGAGTCCCGCTTCTACCTGTCCTTGCAGGACGAGCTGATGCGGATGTTTAACGGAGGTTTGGTAGAGCGAATGATGTCTAAGACTGGCTTAGAAGATTCTGTACCGATCGAATCTAAGTTGGTCACACGCTCTATCCAAAGTGCTCAAAGCCAAATTGAGGGACGTAACTTCGATATTCGTAAGAACGTCCTCAAGTACGACGACGTGTTGAACACTCAGCGCAAGGTGATCTACGGAGAGCGTCGCCGAGTGCTCGAGGGCGAAGAGATGCACAGCCAGATGGTGCATTTCATCACCGACACGATCGACTCCTATGTGGACCTCGCGACGGCCGAAGGCTTTGCAGAGGACTGGGACCTGGACACCTTGTGGGACGCTCTGGGGCAGCTTTACCCGATGACGCTGACGCTGGAGGAACTGGAGGACGCTGTCGGTGGGCGTCCTGGTATCACGGCCGAGATCCTCCGTGAGGAGCTGGCCTCGGACGCGCTGCATGCCTTCGACCGGCGGACGGAAGAACTGACCGAACCGGTCATGCAGCAGGTGGAAAGGCGTGTCGTGCTGGCCGTTCTCGACCGGAAGTGGCGGGAACACCTGTACGAGATGGACTACCTGCAGGAGGGCATCGGTCTGCGTGCGATGGCCCAGCGCGATCCGGTGGTCGAGTACTCCCGTGAGGGCTACCAGATGTTCAACGCGATGCTCGACGGCATCAAGGAGGAGTCCGTCGGCTTCCTGTTCAACATCGAGGTCGACGCGTCGATGGTCGCGGCGGCTGCCGCTGAAGAGACCCCCGAGGTGCACGCCAAGGGTCTGGAAGCGCACAAGTCCACCTCCTTGCACTACAGCGCTCCGTCGGACGACGGGTCGATCGAGGAGCACGACGAGACCCTCGGAGGCGGTTGGTCGGACTCCGGGGACCAGATGAGTCGCGCTGAGCGGCGGGCTTCGCGGAAGCGCCGCAAGGCCTGA
- a CDS encoding GNAT family N-acetyltransferase: MSQIRVEHREQESCWEALEGEEVAGRVDYLLTGHVLTFTHTEVPARFGGRGIAGMLAQASLADARARGLLVDPQCSFYARWFDKHPDEKDLLVTGQEPGN; this comes from the coding sequence ATGTCGCAGATCAGGGTCGAACATCGTGAACAGGAATCCTGCTGGGAAGCGCTGGAAGGGGAAGAAGTTGCCGGGCGGGTCGACTACCTGCTGACCGGACATGTGCTGACTTTCACTCATACCGAGGTGCCTGCGCGTTTCGGTGGACGAGGGATCGCGGGGATGCTCGCGCAGGCTTCGCTGGCTGATGCCCGTGCCCGAGGGCTGCTGGTAGATCCACAGTGCTCCTTCTACGCCAGGTGGTTCGACAAACATCCTGATGAGAAAGACCTCTTGGTGACCGGTCAGGAACCAGGGAACTGA